One Faecalispora anaeroviscerum genomic window carries:
- a CDS encoding HD-GYP domain-containing protein produces the protein MNFVPIDQLKEGMRLDRDVYLYDYKTCKVAMLRSGQILTSAYIQKLSELQVLGAYIHSNDDQEGQPACKLLRPRPPIKKALKQEAIANLENVFEMFDKNAQSINISHINQTLDVSKQLVTALKNNKNIELSIVNLKLYDDYTYNHSLGVSILAIAIGISMGMKTKELYDLGLCALLHDIGKMSIPIEIIAKPAKLTLDEFEVVKLHPYKGAEFFLKHQLVNKKICAGILTHHEKFDGSGYPSGLKGDSIPLFGRIIAVADVYDALTSVRPYRKPSSPTEVLEYIMGGSGTAFDVEVVEAFLRKVSPYPVGSCVSLSNGEIAIVVAQNVRHPLRPQIRLLSEPDKILDLYNDRNYLSLVIENACNISTEDLDEELQGEQEEKIVE, from the coding sequence ATGAATTTTGTTCCTATCGATCAGCTGAAAGAGGGCATGAGGCTGGATCGGGATGTGTATTTGTATGATTACAAGACTTGTAAAGTCGCCATGTTGCGTTCCGGACAGATCCTGACCAGCGCGTACATTCAAAAGCTTAGCGAACTGCAGGTATTAGGGGCATATATCCATTCCAATGATGATCAAGAGGGACAGCCGGCATGCAAGTTGCTGCGGCCTCGCCCGCCGATTAAAAAGGCGCTCAAGCAGGAGGCTATCGCAAATCTCGAAAACGTGTTCGAGATGTTTGATAAGAATGCGCAGAGCATCAATATCAGCCATATTAATCAGACTCTGGATGTTTCTAAACAGTTAGTCACAGCACTGAAAAATAATAAAAACATCGAACTCAGCATTGTTAATTTAAAGCTGTATGATGATTATACTTATAACCATTCACTGGGTGTGTCCATCCTGGCAATTGCTATTGGGATTTCTATGGGGATGAAGACTAAGGAGCTGTATGACCTTGGCCTTTGCGCATTGTTGCATGACATTGGGAAGATGTCGATTCCGATTGAGATTATCGCGAAACCGGCCAAGCTGACGTTGGATGAGTTTGAAGTGGTGAAGCTGCACCCTTATAAAGGCGCCGAGTTTTTTTTAAAGCACCAGTTGGTTAATAAAAAGATTTGTGCCGGTATTTTGACGCACCATGAGAAATTTGACGGCTCCGGTTATCCCAGTGGCCTGAAGGGAGACAGTATTCCTTTGTTTGGCCGGATTATTGCGGTAGCGGATGTGTATGATGCGCTGACATCCGTTCGGCCTTATCGAAAACCGTCTTCTCCCACAGAAGTGCTGGAGTATATTATGGGTGGGAGTGGCACGGCCTTTGATGTGGAAGTGGTTGAGGCGTTTTTAAGAAAGGTTTCTCCTTACCCGGTTGGCTCCTGCGTCAGTCTGAGTAACGGAGAAATCGCGATTGTTGTTGCACAGAATGTCAGGCACCCGCTTCGCCCTCAGATCCGGCTGCTCAGCGAGCCGGACAAAATACTCGATCTGTATAATGACCGCAACTATCTTTCGCTTGTGATTGAGAATGCCTGTAATATCTCCACGGAAGATCTGGATGAGGAACTTCAGGGAGAGCAGGAAGAAAAGATAGTTGAATGA
- the fliD gene encoding flagellar filament capping protein FliD produces the protein MSSLSTNSSTSSSSLYATASSSKRMSGLMSGLDTDELVKQLTSGTQTKIDTANQKKQTATWQQEAYQAVIKSISEFQSKYFSSSSSSSSILNANFFNSTSIKNNFSSYVGVSGSSSVAKSMQIKSISQLAKQASFVASNKVSNQAIQTGAIQSEWTKSAVTGSTMKINFESKDYTLTVGTNGTTKTASEIVSQLNQQLKDQGLSDKLSASIDTDGKFVLKNKDSSSSAAVTIKSGSDSLLGGLGLKADNSGTTVTGATAVNEAYFTNHSIASGSKLNLSIGGTDYTLTLSSSISLPVKSASETDAEFMANYSKKLETALNEAVKSNTDLKGKISFDVGDDGAISLTSTEGKSIEVVSSGSSKSLMNGLGLTNSGSSVSGQVNQNELYKTYLGESLSGSNITFDLNGLSKTISFDATATSSYDTPEELQSYLQSKLDSAFGSGKVQAATKDGGLSFTTTGGTTDVLTISSSSKSGVLGADGALHVFAGESNRINVNKTLRDVQNELSTELTKDGSDLLSEYKLSVNGKEFSFKATDSVSTILKTINNDSDANVTVTYSSTLDRFSIVAKNGGSNSKVEIKDVTGNLSEALFGSGTVNGTAGQDAVLDVSFDNGQSFTTITRSSNTFTMDDVNFELQKTTTGSDISQTNPITFSSESKTDDLVTKMKAFIDDYNAILTTVNGYISEKKPTDATYKPLTDNQKSEMSESQITTWEKKAKQGLMFNDSLLSSFVQDWRSSMTDFVSSMSSALYQVGISASSYSDNGKLTVDEDKLKVALNSDPDKVTQLFTSTDGIATRMQNVIKKYTNDSLVNTGLFITKAGSSTSKVDQSELAKKMKAYDTQIKTLKTQLKSRQEYYYNKFTALETYISKMNSQASFFTSSSST, from the coding sequence ATGTCTTCTTTATCTACCAATTCCAGCACATCTTCCTCTTCGCTTTATGCGACGGCAAGTTCTTCCAAACGCATGAGTGGCTTGATGTCGGGATTAGACACCGACGAGCTGGTCAAGCAGCTTACGAGCGGAACGCAGACTAAAATTGACACTGCAAATCAGAAAAAGCAGACTGCCACTTGGCAGCAGGAAGCTTATCAGGCTGTTATCAAGTCAATTTCTGAGTTTCAGTCTAAATACTTTTCCTCTTCTTCCAGCAGCAGCAGCATTTTAAATGCCAATTTCTTCAACAGCACATCGATTAAGAATAACTTTTCTTCCTATGTAGGCGTCAGCGGTTCGTCCAGCGTTGCGAAAAGCATGCAGATTAAATCGATTTCGCAGCTTGCAAAGCAGGCCTCGTTTGTAGCCAGCAACAAGGTTTCCAATCAGGCAATACAAACCGGAGCCATTCAGTCTGAGTGGACAAAGAGCGCCGTAACCGGCTCCACCATGAAGATTAATTTTGAGAGTAAGGATTATACCTTAACTGTTGGTACTAACGGTACCACTAAAACGGCTTCTGAGATTGTGAGCCAGCTTAATCAGCAGCTAAAGGATCAGGGACTTAGTGATAAGCTTAGCGCTTCCATTGACACAGACGGGAAATTTGTTTTAAAAAATAAAGATTCTTCTTCGTCTGCTGCCGTTACAATCAAAAGCGGTTCAGATTCTTTGCTCGGCGGGCTTGGCCTGAAAGCAGATAATTCCGGTACCACGGTAACGGGAGCAACTGCGGTGAACGAAGCATATTTTACGAATCATTCCATTGCTTCCGGATCAAAGCTGAATCTGAGCATCGGCGGCACTGACTACACACTTACTCTTTCCTCTTCTATTTCTCTCCCTGTAAAATCGGCTTCTGAAACAGACGCGGAATTTATGGCGAACTATTCCAAGAAGCTTGAAACTGCGTTAAACGAAGCGGTAAAGTCAAACACGGATCTAAAGGGCAAGATCAGCTTTGATGTGGGTGATGACGGGGCGATTTCTTTAACCTCTACTGAGGGAAAGTCGATTGAGGTAGTCAGCAGCGGCAGCAGCAAAAGCCTGATGAACGGGCTGGGGCTGACAAACAGTGGCAGCTCAGTCAGTGGACAGGTAAATCAGAACGAATTATATAAAACCTATTTGGGCGAATCTCTTTCCGGCTCAAATATAACCTTTGATCTCAACGGGCTTTCAAAGACCATCTCCTTTGATGCAACTGCGACATCAAGCTATGACACGCCGGAAGAGCTGCAGAGCTATCTCCAAAGCAAATTGGATTCTGCTTTTGGCAGCGGAAAGGTTCAGGCTGCAACAAAAGACGGTGGTCTTTCCTTTACAACAACGGGGGGTACTACCGATGTTCTGACGATTTCCTCTTCCAGTAAAAGCGGCGTGCTTGGCGCCGACGGTGCTTTGCATGTATTTGCCGGTGAATCAAACCGCATCAACGTAAATAAGACCCTGCGTGATGTACAGAACGAGCTATCCACTGAGCTGACGAAAGATGGCTCGGATTTACTGTCTGAATATAAGCTTTCCGTCAACGGAAAAGAGTTTTCATTCAAGGCAACCGACAGCGTCAGCACAATTTTAAAAACCATCAACAACGATTCAGATGCTAACGTTACTGTCACTTATTCGAGTACCTTAGACCGTTTTAGTATCGTCGCGAAAAACGGTGGCTCCAACAGTAAGGTGGAAATTAAGGATGTAACCGGCAATCTGTCTGAAGCGCTGTTCGGAAGCGGCACCGTTAACGGAACGGCCGGCCAGGACGCTGTGCTTGATGTCAGCTTTGACAATGGGCAGTCCTTTACAACCATTACCCGCAGCAGCAATACCTTTACGATGGACGACGTGAATTTTGAGCTGCAGAAAACAACCACCGGCTCCGATATCAGTCAAACAAATCCCATCACCTTTTCGTCTGAATCAAAAACAGATGATCTTGTAACGAAAATGAAAGCATTTATCGACGATTACAATGCGATTTTAACAACGGTAAACGGCTATATCTCAGAGAAAAAGCCTACAGACGCTACTTATAAGCCATTAACGGATAATCAGAAAAGTGAAATGAGCGAAAGTCAGATCACCACTTGGGAGAAAAAAGCAAAGCAGGGCCTGATGTTTAACGATTCTCTTCTCAGCAGCTTTGTTCAGGACTGGCGTTCCAGTATGACGGACTTTGTTTCTTCGATGAGCAGCGCTTTGTATCAGGTCGGCATCTCGGCTTCCAGCTATTCCGACAATGGAAAACTAACTGTGGACGAGGACAAGCTCAAAGTGGCACTGAATTCCGATCCGGATAAGGTCACTCAGCTGTTTACTTCTACGGACGGCATCGCTACCCGGATGCAGAATGTCATTAAAAAATACACAAATGACAGCTTAGTAAATACTGGTCTTTTTATCACAAAGGCGGGCTCTTCCACCAGCAAGGTAGACCAGAGTGAATTAGCCAAGAAAATGAAAGCGTACGATACTCAGATTAAAACCCTGAAAACGCAGCTAAAATCCCGGCAGGAATATTATT